Genomic DNA from Schistosoma haematobium chromosome 1, whole genome shotgun sequence:
GTCCTAGGTTTTAAAACAAGCAAATTAAGTTTCAAcgtatataaaaaaattatagGGAAATATGAGGACCAAATACAATCTCGAAATGTTAGGCTTAATCACTTGTTAGCCAGTAAATCCAAAGGAACTCCTACTGGAGCTCCTCTGAAGCAACCGCTGGTCCGAAACCCAAGTAAAGGAGAGTTTGGTGTAAGGTCgacacaataagatgaacaccaaattgatagaagcagttactttaatggtagtaaaaaatttcatataaggatatgataaaggaagaaagaattagttcatggaaagaaatatatatagtaCTTTTAATCTCACGGATTAAGAGAAgacaaaaagtgtatacacctacgccatcgagatcgattctgagccatgtcaccaagagtctccaatcattggttacgatagtcacgcggacccctaCCAAttagtctgcacctaccaacatggcacagaccacaagttagtgacttcaagcactgatgccacgttttgctTTAGCCGCCCCTATCTTTCTCCCAACCGTCTCCAGCAAtggttagcattgcgcgtccTGGTAATCAAtgttcaggcatatgtaacacataGCCCAACtatttcagtcgatgaagatttacaacctcatcaaatgatttaccatcattacctaataccctgtgtccaaccccactattacttacccggtgatcctagcagatacgagaaatatttctaagatacctgtgatcaaatactagtaacttaagAGTATCCCctattcttaatggccatgtttcgcatccgtaaattagaacagaacgaatagccgcgcagtatactcacCCCATAATTGATAGACGTGAGCAATACAAATAAGGACCTGGAATATTCAAATAATGTGAGAGATCGGAGAGGTCATTCTGCTAGCCGCAGAAATTAGAAGATCCAACTTTGCTATGCTTGTTATAAGTGAAGATACAATTCaagaaataaatgttttctAGATCAACTAACCGTACAGATACAGTCTATAAAAAATATGAAGTGAAAAACAAGAGATGCTGGCAGTTATTTCGAGTCTTTGAGGTGTAAAATGACCAGTAGCTGTTTCCATACACATTTACCTTGACAGTgtgatggattgattgaatgTGACATTTGCTTTACTGAAGTGGATGATTGTGTCCACCTAGATGACCACATAAGTGACAGGATTAAACTTCAAACACACTGTTCATGTAATTCAAAAACGAAAAATACTAAATGAGGGTGAAGTATACAATGTAGATATGCTTGGTTTCGTCATGTTACTCAAAGAAAATCACGAGTTGTCAGTATTTGGATACTCCTGTCTTAGGAGTACTACTAGTATCTCAAAGGAAATACTGAAACTAAATGTATTTAAAGGACAAGGTAAAGAAAATGAGTTACTTAATAACCCAATCTTGATCTGAATATGGTTGCCAACTGTCTAAAGAAGATAATCAGTCCTTAAACAGAAGTAACCGGAGGAGAGCACATAGTAGTTAAGTGAGCTGACGGTATAAAACCACTGCTTCTCTAATTGTCTATGCTATCGTAAGAACTCTGGAGAGGAAAAAGTTATTTGGAGAAATTTAACTATCTTTTACCATTTATCTTGACGTATTAAGCAATACGTTGTCATTTGGCAGGATACTCTTACAATGAAACATCTCATGGAATGTAGAACTAGGATACGCAATATCTTAGATAAATAAAGCTTATTTTTGTATTGACCTATATACTTGTAACATGGTTACAGCTGGACTTCTTTTGCACTAAGTTTTGGTATTCAAGCCTAAAGACAAACACATAACTTATGAAACATACTTCATTGTTCGGATGAACTGTGAATCAAGAGTCTAACTAGCTATATGACGTAATGCGAATGTATAGAATACTTAAATGAATCCGCTATCATACAGAAAATTTCTATATTTTATTGCAAAAGGCACACAGGGATGACTGCATACCCCAATACTAGAAACCATGGAAAGTCATGACGTGAAGTATGTATCAAAGAAATAGTATCCAAAAGGTCAAATTACAGATAAAACACGGTAATATTGAGAATTTAATTTGTCCTTTGTTAGaactactgaaaaatattttttaaagtagACAAGAAAACTGACTTCTGCTGAGTATTGTCGCACGGGTATTCCGTATGCGCGAGCCAGACCGAAATCAGCCAACTTTAACTCTCCATTATCATTGATCAGTAGATTTTGTGGCTTCAAGTCTCGGTGTAAAACGTTGTGACTGTGACAAAACTGAAGACCACGTAGAAGTTGGAACATAAAAAGCTGAAAAATGTGAAACAAAGATTCTAAGATACTTTTTCGATCATTTTCTTAAAATCGAATATAAAAGATTTGTTTTCGACACGGATTTAATCCGTGGTTTATTTATACCAGTTGGATAGCTTAAAACATCTAAATGCTTGACCATTTATTCCGACAAACTACTCTGAGTTCTAGTTGTGAAGCAGTTAAGACGTAACCCATCAATGAGTTTGCATGTAATAATACCAAGGTTAGATTTGATAGCTtcaaataagttttatttactctaaagaagtagcttacattaagctacgaaacgtcagaaatacaatttttctattcattgggatataacaaaaaatatatatttattagtaaTTCATTAATACCTTACTGATGCATTTGCAGAAGGTCTGGTAAGGTATCTAAGAAATTAAAGCCAGAATATTCCTATCACAGTACCCATACACTGAGGGTATTCAACGAGTCTGTATTCACAACAACAAATTCATGGTCTTTTAGTCTATATGACCAAACACTAGCATTAAGTTTAGCCCCTAATTAAAAATTATGATTTCTTGACAATAGTCGGTAAATAATCAGCttaaatattaatgaattacAACTCAGCAACTAAATGTATAATCATATTATATAATAACCTGAGGTTCATTTATGTAAGGACTGACAATATATCATCTCTATACATTAATAGTGTTAGCGGGGAATAAATTGGATTAAAACACGTTCCGTGCAGGATTGTGTTGGTGCACGCTTAGAGaagattctagaatattctcatgtaaaaactataaatatactaaagcTTTTcgtattgtgcttcttacttccatctacccttgttatttggaatataatttcgttcctgttcaaccgtgttctggtttggggacttgtcgagtgaattggtgtccaagaataaTAAGTGATAGAAATAGCTGGGTCCTAATAAGAGAAATTACAACAGGAAGATCCACTATTCTTTAAAACATAGTACAATGGCCGACAGACGATTGACAAAACAATATAAACCATGACTTCTCGTGAATTTGAAATTGATATATGGGACATATGACGAGTTTTTGAGACTGATCAACTACCTGTGTCCGGAATTTTATAGAATGAAGGAAATCAATTTCGGACCCAAGTGAGAAAATCACAAAGCACATGAAGAATTATCGCCGCATAACTTAGTGGAATGCTTAGCGAGGAAATAAACCTAAGATTAGGATCTTACGTGTGGAGTAAGACAAAAGACCGTATGAAATTTACTGCTTTATCCATTATCTAGACAATGAGACGAAAAGTAAACTCAATAACTCTTCATAAGAATATGACCATAATTTAAAAGGTTTCTCTATCGCTTTATTCAAAAAGCAAGTCAGAAAGTAATTACTACCCGTTACAATTGAAAAATTTGTCTTTATGAAACGGAAATTCTAATCTACTTTTCAGTTGCGTATCCTATTAGATTTTCCATTATTTTACTTCTCTATTACTTTCCTATGCCGTCTCCAGAAATTAAGAGATAAAATAATGGACTACTGTCTAAGTATGTTTTGTTAGTGACATCACCAAAACCTGCACAATATATATGGTGGTCATGTATAATGAAGACGATCTGTCTTTACTCAGAGCTGAATCCTATGTTAGCTAATAACAAACTTCCAACTAATGTTTAAACAATCAAAATCTAAAATGTACATCAATTTATTTGATACCTTTACAGTATTCTGATCTATATCACCATTACAACTGTCGAAGTATTTCTTCAAATCCTGATCACAATATTCAAATACAATTGTTAGCCTTGACTCGCTTAACAGGACGTCAAAAAGTCTAAAAATTTCATTACTTGATAAACTAAATAAAACACCTGACAATGTTTTTATGTTTAAGTTCTTTTAAGAGACATATTTCTCGAAAAGCTGAACTAGGAATACCTTCATCGTCATTTTCTAGTCGAACACGTTTAAGTGCAACAATTTCATGTGTCTCTCGGTTTCTCGCTTTATAGACTTTGCCATATGTACCTAGAGGGTAATACAAACATCATTAAAACATGTACACACCTTCTCCAATTTTCTCTAGCTTTTCATACTTCAAAACAACTTGGTTTGTCATCAGTTGATGGGTGTCATAGGATCAATGCTAAGTGATTTGGATAGTTAGTTCATGAGACCACCAAAATGATAGTCCTGAAACATAAGAATACAGGTTGTTTTTAGAAAAAGTACAAAAATAAACGTTAGAATTTCAGCATGGACCACATAGATCACTAAAAATATACACAGAATATTGTAAAATATAGCATATTACAGcaaatagttttcaataataGCAATAGTACCATTAATAAATTACATTCGTAGGCGTTACATTCGAATACGAATTTCTTACAAAATAAGGTGGGATAGATATTCTGGTTAAATAAACTACACTTGCGAATCATTTTCGCTAGATTTTGTGACATTGTTTCCAGTAAATAGTTTAAATTGCAACTTCTGACTTCATATAAATTATAACTCGATGCATCTTACCGAAGTGCTTCGAAGAAATTGGGATTAAGTCAAGGCAAAATATTTTAAGAAACATTTTGATCTCATTAATGACTCAGAAACTGACCAATCGATAACTGTGGAGCCAAACGATATGAACCGAGTAAAAATTGAGGATCAAAAAAAGATATCCATTATGAATCAGGAGCGTGTTTTGCTCGCTACTCATCTGGAAACATGACACCATAGATCCTTAGTTGACAACGTAAGATAACTACCTGGGTTACCGAGTTATTTAACAATTCCCGACTTGGGAAGGCTAGTTTTCAATCCAAAGTTcttcataataataacagtgcCTCATAAGCCGCTACTACCGGATAGTTTGAAACACCTACACATAAAATAATACGCTAAAGAAGAACATGAAGGTCTAGCAGTGTTGATGTAAAGTTATTCTAGAGACACTTCGTATATTCAGCTGACATGGATTTACATGACCTACAGAAAGATGAAATAAAGACACCTATACCCAAGctgccaactttggggaaaatttggtcCATTTTGGGAaagccgctatagtaaattttggggaaatgagacgaaaaccccaaaatttcccaGAACATCCCCAAAGTTGGCAGCTTGAGTATTTTTGTATGGGTTACATACAAATTCGTATACCCAAAATCACTTCGGgaatttaaaaaattttagAAGCAAGGAAAGTTG
This window encodes:
- the CDK5 gene encoding cyclin-dependent kinase 5 (EggNog:ENOG410V76K~COG:D) → MTNQVVLKYEKLEKIGEGTYGKVYKARNRETHEIVALKRVRLENDDEGIPSSAFREICLLKELKHKNIVRLFDVLLSESRLTIVFEYCDQDLKKYFDSCNGDIDQNTVKLFMFQLLRGLQFCHSHNVLHRDLKPQNLLINDNGELKLADFGLARAYGIPVRQYSAEVVTLWYRPPDVLLGAKLYTTSIDMWSAGCIFAEMSNAGRPLFPGYDVDDQLQRIFKLLGTPTESTWPSVVELPDYEPFTVMYPRTMNWHQVVPKMSFRGRDLLQQLVICNPSDRISADQALKHSYFESIL